In Phoenix dactylifera cultivar Barhee BC4 chromosome 1, palm_55x_up_171113_PBpolish2nd_filt_p, whole genome shotgun sequence, the genomic stretch TACCAACATGGCAAGATACCAAGCCAATCATGCTGTCTTCTTTTTGTAGGCCAAGCGCCGAGATGAGCGCATGATGAATAGAACCTATAAAAAAGAGATAAAGGTGATTGGTGTGGTGCACACAGTGTAGTATATAATCTTATTGTCGGTTATCCTGGCCtctatgttatatatatataaattttaaactggctattttttttttggttaaaaatgGCATTCATATGGTTCTCACATGAGTACAACCTaccaaatcaaaagaaagaaaatgatacAAAGGGTGGGGCATATCTCCGACCCTGGTTCAAACCACTCCACTCGAATGTCGGGCCACGAAAGAAGCGACCCAGTCTGCCGCACTGTTTGCCTTCCGATAAACATGTGCAACCTGGAAGGACCCTGTCTCCTTGGCTAGACCGCGGATCTCGCGAAGCAGCGGGTGCCCATCTCCCTCCATATCCACTCCCCATATCCAGTCAACTACCATGAAGGAATCCTCCTCTAGGAATATCCTGTCGGCTCCCAGGACTCTCCTCCCATAGGACATGTCCTCCAAGGTAGCCTGCAACTCCACCTCAATGACGGCCCGGCTTGTAGTGCGTCGCCCTTCAGCTGCAATCAACATGCCCAGATGATCTCTAATCACAAAGCCCACATTGCCATGTGCTCCGTCCGCCGACCAGCTACCATCGAAGTTCAACTGGCTAGTTTCAAAACGCTGGCCTATAACGAAATTGAAGCTGAAGGAGACCTGAAGAATTTGGCCCAGCAAAGACCTGTCTCATTTGAATTTGACTTATCTGGGTTGGCCTGCACATGTAAACTCACTTCGGAGGAAAACGTCAAATCTGATGTTTTGGAGCAACCTTACCTTGCCAAGGATACCAAGCCATTCCAACCCAACATTGCTTTGTTTTTATGATCAGAATCGTATAACCATGCAACCTGTCCCACCTCAAACGGTGTTTCAGGTGGAAAAATATGTAGAACTGTAGTTAGGTCGTTGTAGGTGGTAACGTTCGGTCTCAAGTTGGCTTAGGGTtggatagttttttttttttggttccggGGCATAAGTTGGTACGTAGCCTAATTCAACTTTCCCACGCTAGTGTTCAAATTGGCATCTGACGTACAGTGGATTTTGGAACCGGCTTGAGCAAATCTGATTTGAACtctggtctctctctctctctctctcacgcgcGCACACATTTGAGGGATTTCTTTCGTCTTAGTGCCCTTTACCTATTCCATTCCCAAAGGAGTCCCCTTTCTTAGAAATAGACATCCAACTGACCAGTGTCCTAATATTTTGGGTACGTGAACAGTTCTCCTACCACATCATGCAGGAGAATTGGTACGAATTGCAAGATTTCATGTGCACCTAACAAGCACCCTGAAGCATTTTCCAATAAAACGATCTCTTCTATCCAATTAAGGACCAAGTTGGTTAATCTTTTCTGATGGTTATAATTACTTTTAGCATGAATGAAAAACTTTCTCAACTTCATATATCTACTATGGTTCTTTTGTTGATTGCATAAACTGCATCCTTCCATTCTTAAAACTAAGAAGTTTATGATAGTCATTTAACATAAAGAGATCTACAAATTTGATCTTTTATTTGGGCAGCAAGATTGTTCCGTCTCATTAATCAAAAATCAAAGACTGAATGTTTTTGTATAGGAAAAAGGGATTGATTTATGAGTAGGTTGGGAAAGAGGATTCGTACATTAAATTAACTTATTTGGATCATGACAGAGTTGAAAAATAAAGGTCATCCGCACTATTTGCGCTAAAAGCAAATTAAAGATGGGCCAATCTCATTATCTCAAATCTATGGGTCGGCTGCTAAAGATGAGGATAAGGATTGTATCTTTCGCAAGCGAATGAAAAATTCACCGGATTTGTCGGATCGCACAATGGCCACTTTGAGATCAATGTAGAATATGATCCAACGATCGACATTATGAAAGAAGATCAATAATTTTTTCATGCGAACCCCAAAATGTGGAACCCAAGTCCAATGTAATATAGGTCGAGCATCCATCATAAATTAGGGAAGACGTCAATGTAGAAAAGCTTAAGGAATACAAATGTGATCACCTACCGGCTATTGCAAGGCAAGAAATCTTTGAACAGTTGTTTtgttaagagaaaaaaaaaatagtatcatATTTGATAAGCCTCAAAGGTGAACTTGGAGGAATATGGACACCGGGATTACTACCAGTCTCTTCTACAGATCATGGTTCTAAGATCATTCAATTTCCTCCGACCTTCCTCCAAAACTCCCAAGGTACGTCATCCCCTCTTCTAGCTAACTTTCTTTAGCCACCTAACTCGAGCTAACTTTACTAGAAGTCCCAAAATCCACTATGGCCGGCCTCTGAATGCGCTATCGCACGCGATTGGCTTATCTTATAGCCTTTTTTATGTGAATTTAATTCATCAATGGAAGTGCCCACCAAGTGGCTTCCGTGTACCGTCAATAGCTTTATACACCATATACTTGTTATTGCTCTCATGTACGACAGTACGAGGCTTTTGTGCGTCGTCCACTTGCATATACTTTCCATGAAACCATTCCCAAGTTAGTTACGCAAATCAATTgatgaaaaatattatataaattatgAGTTAGATTGTATTATGACCATGTTTGATATTCACTATATTGGCTATTATCGGTAGGTAGGCCTGGATAAGTCAAGAAACAAGTCCACTACATCGAGAGTCAAATTGCATGTCAAAATTTTTGAAGGCCCTAACTTGCTTGTATGATATCCGATTGTGGTGCCTTTTTTCTTCAAATAAATTTTCAATATCTACGATGCTGCACCGATTATTGAAGGAGCCGATGCTAATAGTAATAATAGGCAAATTGCTCTATTTTAGTCTCAATTTGAACCAGTTaatgtaatatttttatttgaaaaagatTTTGATTAAGCATATTTTTTAGCCTATGAAAAATTAAGTAAAATAACTGAAGGCAAagttgatgaaaaaaaaaattatcttttgTGGAAATTTAGCttgtttatgtttatttttgcgagccatatattttagaaaaattgtAACGGTAGCTAAAAGAGAAATCTTACACAAATTGTATGGGGATAGACCTTATTAATATCAATAAAAGTTTTGTAACTTAACTCAAATGATctttaatgaagaaaagaagacatAAACTCAGCCTTCAACAGtttttttatctttaagagattcgagttgaacgagtagaagaattttcttccttctccctattTACCATATAATTTGCTTCATTTGTAATTACTAAATCTGACTTTGATCAAAGGATTAAGGGTGTATATCGGTATCTCTCCTCGGAACAAGATTATGATTCTGTCTTGGAAGGTTGCACCATTCATGTCATTATCATTCCCATAGCCTTTGacatttttttggtacatatgACATATTTTTCTGTATCCTGTGCATCCCTTGTCAAgattaaatatatattaaactTACTCCTGTACTGCAATGTATGCGAGAGTAACTGTGCAGAGTTTAGGCTGTCTAATTTGGTCTTTTTCATTAGAATAAATATGGttagtattttattttattatccaTATGGATTCACAAACTACAGTCGGATTTGGATGGCGCTTTTTATTATATGTCTTTGTTAATGAATGAATAAAGTTGAATGGGGTATACTAATTTAAGATGTGAATAATTATTACAGTAATACATGGGCTTTAAAGGTTTGTTCACATAAGAGAATGAATTCTCTAGTGGTACTGTGAGTGTGAACCGATGAGAAGGTAGATGTACCTCTCTGGTGGCTTTGAAACTTTTCCTCGTTTTTGTACTTTAGATAATCACATATCAACGTTCAAATTCGCATGAGAATTTAGCGGTCAGCACGAGTCAGAATCCatcaagtttcttccatcaaaaaaaaaaaaatccactaaTTAAGTTTTGCTGGAAGGAAGAGGACCCATTAATCACGAAGATAGTTATAATAACATAAATTTATACTACGAAAAGCCTACTCAATCGTAGCCATCATGCTATACATTGAGTCATGCTCGGCGAACCTTCCTGCTCTAATTCTAAAATTAGAACTGAATTGTTGACATATCAAACATTCTTTGAAGCAAGTACTTCTCCATTTCATGCAATCACGGCTATTTATATATTGTATTATAATTCATGATTGCATTGTCACATAAGATCATGCAATGTTCTATTCAAATATAACATGCAACATATGAAATCACGAGCCATTATGAAATACATGGATATGGTCGGCTTGGATATCTTCATTTAAAATGAACCTAAAAAGTTCCAAAActcctttgttcttcttcttaaaaTGAAGTACGCGACTTCTAGCGTCCAATAAGCCTTTAATGCAACGCAGCCAAGGCCAAGCCTGACCAAGCTGCTGTTGCCTCCTCGTAAGATCCCACTGCATGGTCTTGGCATGCACGCAATTTCTAATTCAGCGCAGCCCAATTGGATGACCTAATTCCCCATTTTCCCCCCCCTACTTCCTGCTTTagaaaaatactaaaaaaaatcGAAGTACATGCCAGAACTCAGAAGgagaaaagtactttctcaatgCGCATCTTCTGCTTGATACGTCACGACGCTTAGGGTCAAAAGAGCCTCCATTAACTGCTATATTTTAGCTGCTGAGAGAAGCGTGGCCCCAAAAACTCCTTTCCCATGCCTGGATCCCACTGGGCTCCGACACCGGAGATGTTGCTCGGGTATTGAGACTCGTGTCAAACTCGATGTATCCAACGGCACGGGTTCTTCTACATCTGGGGCCCTCGATTCCATCGGCTGAGTCTGTCGTGGGTGTCACGACGTTGTTTATGGCCTGTCATTTCTGGTGTCCTCGTTGGAACCACACTAGAATAGATAGAAATACTAGTGGAGACCCCCACCGACCATTAATTCCTTCCCCAAGGGAGAATTTTATGATCATTCCTCCCAATATTTTGCATGGCTTCCAAGCGAAAGTTCGGTCACAGCACCATTGCTTGTTGCTCTGAAACACGTTTCACTCGCTGAACCGGTGTCCATTAAATAAGGCTGCTGCTCCTTCAAACTAGAGAACCCAGAAGAAGAAAAGTTGCGTGTGGGAGAgacagatagagagagagagagagagagagagagagagagagagagagaggagatggaGTGGAGGAAGAGCTATATTGATCTCATATTGGTGCCCTTGAGCCTCCTCTCCGTCATCTTATACCATATCTGGTTGTGGCGGAGAATTAGGTCGCAGCCACAACGGACCATCATTGGCATCAATTCGGCCAGCAGGCGACTCTGGGTCTTTGCCATGATGAAGGTATATACACATCGTCTCTGATAtttagaaaaccaaaggtatttGGTGATCTTGCTCCATGGTTATGGAGATGGTCCAAAACTTATAAGAAATCCCACAAAGAAAGGTGCAATTCAATGTCTCTTAACTTACCTGCATcgtgatatttattttattttatttttttgatgaagaGGGAGGCAAAGCCATCCGGCCTTTATTAGAAAAGTGGAGTTTACAAAAACTATTTATAAaggatttaaaagaaaaatatcgtTAGGTTATGAATAAATTAATGCATCATTTGGCTTGAGATGTCTGCTAGTCTGGCATTAACAAGTTGATCATTAATTATTATGATGACAAAGATCTATAATCACTCATCGTATGACTTGTGTCGCCTTTTGTTGCAGGATAACGATAAGAAAAATATCCTCGCGGTGCAGACAATACGTAACGCAATAATGGGTTCGACCTTGATGGCCACCACCTCCATCCTCCTCTGCTCCGGCCTCGCAGCCATGATCAGCAGCACGTACAGCATCAAGAAGCCTCTGAACGACTCGGTCTACGGCGCTCATGGGGAGTTTGTTGTGGCTTTGAAGTATGTCAcgcttctcttgatcttcctcTTTGCCTTCCTCTTCTACTCCCTCTCCATCAGGTTCATAGGCCAGGTGAACTTTCTCATCAACGTTCCACAAGAGGATGACAACTCCCTGGTGACGCCGGAGTACGTTGCCCATCTCTTGGAGAAGGGTTTTGCCCTCAACATAGTGGGCAACAGAATCTTTTATGCAGGCCTCCCCATAGTACTGTGGATATTTGGGCCAGTTTTGGTTCTCATATGCTCTGTCTCCATAGTCCCAATACTATACAATATGGACATTGCCGATGGGCAAGGAAAGGCTGATAtcaggaaagaagaaaaggttgACAGAAAAATTTCTATGGGAGCATAGGAGACAAGTATAAAGGTGATATGTGGCTGTGAGGGGCAGGGTTATCAGTGTATTGTCTTTACCTTCTTAATTTGTTTTCCTtggattttttcttctttaagatTCTACCTTATGATATGCTGCATGCATCAAAGCTTAGCAATAGTGTAAGACCAGCGCCATCCATTTTATGAATATGAATTGCTATTCGTTATACATATCATCAGCAATTGCGTTTATTTATCATTGCATTTTGGAATGATCCAGTCTCACACCCAACTATATTCTTGATGAGATCGGGCAGCGAAGAAGAATTATGCCCTTCCTATTCATAGAATTTGCGATCGGATCGGCCTTGTTGATAATTTTGATCAGGAGACGTATGGGATCATGCATGCATGTTATGAATATATATTTTGTACTCCTACCCAATTTATACGGTTAACCTTGTTGTTGTAAACATGGAGAGGCATAGAAGTgtgaagaaaaattaaaagttttgaGCTTGACTATATTTTTTTCACTTGATGTTATAATAATCATGATTGAATATGAATTATATATTGCATAGTGCTGGTCGGAGTCTAGAAGGAAAATGGGACATGACATATCTCATGAAAAAGTGTCAAATGCTCAGCTAGCCAtatttttgtgaagaaaactctATAGATCAATATAGTGATGGGAAATTATTGAGAAGCAGTGTTTTGAATTATTTTAACAGGAATCAAACcttgttaatgattgtgaagaGTTCACTTAAGTTTATAGACTGCAAAAGACATTTATAGACAAAACAAGCAACTAACATTTCTTTCCATCTTACAATATTATCTAATTAGGTATCAATGTGTCCCTGCCACGTCTGCATGATATTGTGCATCTTATGGAGGCATATGCATATAGAATTTTCCAAAACTATTTACTAGAGTAACTGCTATTATTTGGCTCATGAAAGTGGCCGGGGTACCCTCACTCTCATAACGCCATCCTCCAAACCCTATGAGAATCCTACACTTCTGAGATTTCATCCAAGAATCAGGACTAGTATCCAGTGACAGGAGAGACTTACGGTGTCCACTAAATGCATATGAAAATTTCATTGGACCAACTAGGTGACTTAGTAGCCGTTATCATGCCCCATATGTTATACAAAATATCGAGAGTGACGACAATCCCGCATGTGTGGGTTGTGTGCATGTAACCAACCTTGTAACAATACTTTAAGAGGATGTTTGGTATGGGACGATCTTCGTAAGATCAAAGATGATATGACAAGATCACTGTATTCAGTTCCTCCATGATGATCCTACATGGCAGTAATTTCAAATCACCCTCACTTAGTGATTAAACCCATGCATATTTGAGGTCCGATATCCAAGATCACCCTAAGGTAGCGATACGAGATTTAAATTTGGGGACAAAAATGTCCCACGGTCTAgctaaaaaaaatagtatattaATATGCCtacattattatatatattatattatattgatattatatattatattaagatatattattaattatgttATTGCcatattattattcaattattttaaattatattacaAATATATCATtatactttatatttatattatgaaattatataatatattacttctatttgaCTAATTCtcctaatcaaaaaaatattagtattaaaataataatatattataagtctaaatgaaaatattaatcttatagtaataattaatatattttaataggattaataaatatattttataaaatatgttaataaaatttattactatttttgttataatatttttttttgattaatgaatatattttatgaaatatattagGGATAATTTTGGTATTATATGGTCAGTGATATTAGATTCTCATAGAATACCTAATAGGATACTCATGGATatccaaaaaattttaatcGCTGAAATATAGCACACCAAACATATTAGTTTTAGATCATTGAAAATCAGATTACCTCGAGATAAGAATTATCAACGATCTAAAATCATCTTGGTGATCATGTTTAGGTCACCAAACGTCATCTAAATTCAATGGCTTGTTCCACACATGACCCATAATGTCATTAATTGGGCTGAAGTTTGGGTTCTTTTATAAGTGACTAGGGCCGAAATTAGATTAGATACAGAGTAGATACTagcatatctatatctatatttattttatttgatgaatacaaatgtAGATACGGATGTTAGtcggatgcaaaaatttatatgcatatttgttttaaacagaTATAAATACAAATCAAATACCGAAAGTATTGATATACAGGTATAAATCagataattaaatatattactaagtggatgataaatcaagataatagcatattaatttggtcatttatttttcttaaaagttcatGAATATGATATGAAATTAAATAGGATTACAAATAAAATCGAATATTCGGATATAGATCGGATAGTTGTCTATCCACATCtatatatatccatttttctttgaCTGATATGGATACATATATGAATATTAGTCTGTTCTCAAACTTCTATTCATATCTGAATAGATTCGGATACAAAAACAAATCCAAATGGATATTATCCGATCCATTTTTATCTTTATAATTGACTCAATTTTGTCTTTCAACATTAATTCCTACAATCAAATGTAAAAATGCCGTTAGACCACCAACTCTTGGTCCCCCCTAAATCACAATTTTACCCCCACTAATAAAGAATGCTATGGGACTAACTTAATCAAGGAACGGCTCTCTACTCTCCccgctcctctcttctctctccacaTCATCTAAGCCTTCACCGagagaggggaaaaaagaaagacagaaagaaagaaagctctCCACTAAGAAGCTCCTATCAAGTTGATATCTTTGCAAATTAGACGATTGACGATGACAGTGATGCAACTAGGAACGAATACTTTGCATGGCTTCCAACCGAAAGTGCTGTCATGGCAATACCATTGCTTGTTGTGTCCTCTAGCAAAACGGCGGGACAGCCCACCACTCATTTTAATGGATACCAGACATGAAAGAGAGACCTAAAAAATCAGGGGGCAGGAAAAAGACAACAATGGGATTGGAGTGCTCAAAAAGCCCGATGCCACCTCACAAAAACCGAGCCCATGGAGCAACCTATCTCAACCAGAGCTTCCAAGCTAAATCCAGCCAAACAAAACATTTAAGACATGTTTGGTCGAAGAGACTGAATGAGAATAGAAACAAGTGATTTTTTCATTCTTatttcaaaaagaaataaaaatgttCCAATCTTCCAAAACCtaattttgattcttcttccaaTATTTAAATCACATTCCATCAAATTTacgtaaaaaaattaaattttcaaaaataccaTTCGAATTTTTATTCCACTCTATCCTAAATCTAATTCTGGTCATGAACCAAATGCGATGGATCTACTATGGGGCATCAGACGTGGCTTGCGTGCATGGCCCCCCACAGAAACTAGAAATTAGGGGTGCCCCTTGCTCTTCCAATCACCACGATGGTCGCGCACTCCCTCCGtcccgatcacctgcacccatgCCTGCTCTACAGTGAAGACTTGATCACTAGCATCCTGCATCTCGGTGGCCATGGCTGGACCTCCAGTGTCCCTCGCCTCCATAGCCATTTCCAGCTTCTCATGCCTTTGCAGTCCTGGTTCAACCCCTGGGGTTGGCCTCCACGCCCGCACTTCAACCCCCACTTGTCCCATGGGATATCACGCATTCATGAATTGATTCATGCTGGATTGGACTACAGCTACTGCGATGCACCACTGCCTTCCGGGCATGGCCTTGATGATATATAGCCTCTGGCTCCGATGCTTCCGAAGCCACCGCCTGGTGCTGTGCCTTCCATCTGCCTGCACCGGCAGTGCAGCAACATATATACTATGAAGTTACGGAGCTTGATGATATCTTTTTGCttcatatgacaataattgtaatttgatataaattgcaTATAGCATGATCCTGATAGGAGACTCAATGAATTATAGAGCTATGTAAGTCCTCTCGTTAAGAGAAAATAGATTCCTGTAATGGGTCTCTATGCTGGCTGAATGTAGATGGAGACATTTTTACAACCATTGGTAGTCAGAGAGTACTGAGAGATTGCACTTTAATTTGTCCCGTTAAAAGTGAACTCCTAGAATAGCGAACTGGTTATCCCTCTTTCCTAAATGGAAAAGTTGTTGGAGTTTTaacttagaaaaaaaattaaaaataaatatatcagctttatctcctaaattttagatagtttaaaaatttaaaatttttattttttttcaaatgcttTTTTTCTAAAAGAGCATCAACTCTTCGGAAAAAAACGTTGGTTCTAGTTTCTATAAGGATGCAATGTTTCTGAAACATTGCATCTTCGAAAACGCCACACCATATCGATCACCAgatagagtctataaataggTTTTGGGTCCAGTATTTTGGATAACTCAATTCATATTATTGCTTCTCTGTTTCTTGAGACAAAATAGAGAATTCTTCTCTTCtcattctttttctcttcttccaaacctctttcaagtttttcttttcatttggacATCTAAAGAAGTCGTCGGTCGGGTCAAGCCTTCCCAGTAATCATGCTCG encodes the following:
- the LOC103701456 gene encoding uncharacterized protein LOC103701456 — its product is MEWRKSYIDLILVPLSLLSVILYHIWLWRRIRSQPQRTIIGINSASRRLWVFAMMKDNDKKNILAVQTIRNAIMGSTLMATTSILLCSGLAAMISSTYSIKKPLNDSVYGAHGEFVVALKYVTLLLIFLFAFLFYSLSIRFIGQVNFLINVPQEDDNSLVTPEYVAHLLEKGFALNIVGNRIFYAGLPIVLWIFGPVLVLICSVSIVPILYNMDIADGQGKADIRKEEKVDRKISMGA
- the LOC103701571 gene encoding uncharacterized protein LOC103701571, which produces MAWYPWQGQRFETSQLNFDGSWSADGAHGNVGFVIRDHLGMLIAAEGRRTTSRAVIEVELQATLEDMSYGRRVLGADRIFLEEDSFMVVDWIWGVDMEGDGHPLLREIRGLAKETGSFQVAHVYRKANSAADWVASFVARHSSGVV